In Hasllibacter sp. MH4015, the following proteins share a genomic window:
- a CDS encoding deoxyribodipyrimidine photo-lyase yields MAQPIIYWVRRDLRLSDNPALVAACAAGGPVIPVFICDEVVERHGAAPKWRQGLGVEAFARTLEEAGSKLILRRGDALAQLQALIEDTGAAEVHWNRLYDPDSRKRDEGVKAALKDADIKAVSHRGHVLFEPWTVETGSGSFYKVYTPFWKAVRDRDPGDALATPKIPAPDSWPASDDIADWDLGAAMDRGVEVVADHLNVGEGAARARLANFIGHGIDDYADARDNLGKTGTSLLSENLTYGEISARACWWAGRRAMEDGKQGAETFLKEIVWRDFAYHLVHHTPRITHANWREDWDAFPWNEDERRAEVKAWKQGRTGMPIVDAAMREMYVTGRMHNRARMLVASYLTKHLMCHWKIGLDWFEDCLVDWDPASNAMGWQWSAGSGPDATPYFRVFNPETQAEKFDRHARYRTRWLAELSSQPPQTACSYFEAIPRSWPMSPEDAYPDAPIVSASEGRQRALDAYSNRNF; encoded by the coding sequence ATGGCACAACCTATCATCTACTGGGTCCGGCGCGATCTGCGCCTGTCGGATAACCCGGCATTGGTCGCGGCCTGCGCGGCGGGCGGACCCGTGATCCCCGTGTTCATCTGCGACGAGGTGGTGGAACGCCACGGCGCGGCCCCGAAATGGCGGCAGGGTCTGGGGGTTGAGGCGTTCGCGAGGACCCTGGAGGAGGCGGGATCGAAACTGATCCTGCGGCGCGGCGATGCGCTGGCACAATTGCAGGCGCTGATCGAGGATACCGGCGCGGCGGAGGTGCATTGGAACCGCCTTTACGATCCCGATAGCCGCAAACGCGATGAGGGCGTGAAGGCGGCGCTGAAGGATGCCGATATCAAAGCCGTCAGTCACCGGGGCCACGTCCTGTTCGAGCCGTGGACGGTGGAGACGGGCAGTGGGTCGTTTTACAAGGTCTATACCCCGTTCTGGAAAGCCGTGCGTGACCGAGACCCCGGCGATGCCCTGGCCACGCCCAAGATCCCCGCGCCGGATAGCTGGCCCGCCTCCGACGATATCGCGGATTGGGACCTTGGGGCGGCGATGGACCGGGGCGTGGAGGTGGTGGCCGACCATCTGAACGTGGGCGAGGGGGCCGCCCGCGCGCGGCTGGCCAATTTCATCGGCCACGGCATCGACGACTACGCCGATGCGCGCGATAACCTGGGAAAGACCGGCACCTCTCTTCTGTCCGAAAACCTCACCTACGGGGAGATCAGCGCGCGGGCCTGCTGGTGGGCGGGACGCCGCGCGATGGAGGACGGCAAACAGGGGGCGGAGACGTTCCTGAAGGAGATCGTGTGGCGCGATTTCGCGTATCACCTCGTGCATCACACGCCGCGCATCACCCACGCCAATTGGCGCGAGGATTGGGATGCCTTTCCGTGGAACGAGGATGAGCGCCGCGCGGAAGTGAAGGCGTGGAAACAGGGCCGCACGGGCATGCCCATCGTCGATGCCGCGATGCGCGAGATGTATGTGACGGGCCGGATGCACAACCGCGCGCGGATGCTGGTGGCCAGCTACCTGACCAAGCACCTGATGTGTCACTGGAAGATCGGGCTGGACTGGTTCGAGGATTGTCTTGTGGATTGGGACCCGGCCAGCAACGCCATGGGCTGGCAATGGTCCGCAGGCTCCGGCCCGGACGCGACGCCGTATTTTCGCGTCTTCAACCCCGAGACCCAGGCGGAGAAGTTCGACAGGCACGCACGCTACCGCACGCGGTGGCTGGCCGAGCTTTCGTCGCAACCTCCGCAAACCGCGTGCAGCTATTTCGAGGCGATCCCCCGGTCCTGGCCGATGTCGCCCGAAGACGCTTATCCCGATGCCCCGATCGTGAGCGCGTCGGAGGGGCGGCAACGGGCGCTGGACGCCTATTCCAACCGAAACTTCTGA
- a CDS encoding cyclopropane-fatty-acyl-phospholipid synthase family protein, producing the protein MTVFTTLEGQRDLPRYFKAVFDQAKGLEHGRLDFRLPDGRLFRVEGSKPGPVGELDIHNEDIFARLIREGDLGFCEAYLDEWWSTPDLQGFLDVVHADNDEVYDGFLGLRIIRAYEKFRFWLQSNSKRQAKKNIAAHYDLGNDFYALWLDDTMTYSSALFETGQESLETAQIAKYASMVDQMGAMPGDHVLEIGCGWGGFAEYAARERGLKVTGLTISREQHDYAVKRIADAGLSDRVEIKLQDYRDEQGTYDGIASIEMFEAVGEKYWPVYFDTLRERLKPGKQATLQIITVQDKRWDVYRRGVDFIQKYIFPGGMLPAPKVLREQVLRAGLEVAHSVEFGESYSQTCRRWYDTFNEKWDQISALGFDDRFRRMWNFYLTSCAATFHFGNCDVTQITVRRPV; encoded by the coding sequence ATGACGGTTTTCACGACACTTGAGGGGCAGCGCGATCTGCCGCGCTACTTCAAGGCGGTGTTCGATCAGGCCAAGGGGCTGGAACATGGGCGGCTCGATTTCCGACTGCCCGACGGGCGGCTGTTCCGGGTTGAGGGCTCCAAGCCCGGCCCGGTGGGCGAGTTGGACATCCACAACGAAGACATCTTCGCCCGCCTGATCCGCGAGGGCGATCTGGGGTTTTGTGAAGCCTATCTCGACGAATGGTGGTCCACGCCCGATTTGCAGGGGTTCCTCGACGTGGTTCACGCCGACAATGACGAGGTCTATGACGGCTTTCTCGGCCTTAGGATTATCCGCGCCTACGAAAAATTCCGCTTCTGGCTGCAATCCAATTCCAAGCGGCAGGCCAAGAAGAATATCGCGGCCCATTACGATCTCGGCAACGATTTCTATGCCCTGTGGTTGGACGACACGATGACCTATTCAAGCGCGCTGTTCGAGACGGGGCAGGAAAGCCTCGAGACGGCGCAGATCGCGAAATATGCCTCCATGGTGGATCAGATGGGTGCGATGCCCGGCGACCATGTGCTGGAGATCGGCTGCGGCTGGGGCGGGTTCGCGGAATACGCGGCGCGCGAGCGAGGGCTGAAGGTCACGGGCCTCACCATCAGCCGCGAACAGCACGATTACGCCGTCAAACGCATCGCCGATGCAGGCTTGAGCGACCGGGTGGAGATCAAACTTCAGGATTACCGTGACGAACAGGGCACATATGACGGCATCGCTTCCATCGAGATGTTCGAGGCGGTCGGGGAGAAATACTGGCCCGTCTACTTCGACACGCTGCGCGAACGGCTCAAGCCCGGGAAGCAGGCCACGCTCCAGATCATCACGGTGCAGGACAAGCGGTGGGACGTCTACCGCCGGGGCGTTGATTTCATTCAGAAATACATCTTTCCGGGTGGCATGTTGCCCGCGCCAAAAGTGCTCAGGGAACAGGTCCTGCGCGCGGGCCTGGAGGTGGCCCATTCGGTGGAATTCGGCGAAAGCTACAGCCAGACCTGCCGCCGCTGGTACGACACGTTCAACGAGAAATGGGACCAGATTTCCGCGCTCGGCTTCGACGATCGCTTCCGCCGGATGTGGAATTTCTACCTGACCTCTTGCGCGGCGACGTTCCATTTCGGAAATTGCGACGTGACACAGATCACGGTGCGGAGGCCGGTGTGA
- a CDS encoding TrgA family protein, which yields MPTGAKLVGGIVFMAVGWFAALQVILTMPEGTPATYFPHTIAAIGLWQGWMVMGNRAGAGIGSGIANGIRTSAQIAFFGLMLFALRTMFIRSSDLRYDSPGEATVDALNLFLEYFLQMLTVEIWGVLLIGGAVGGLVTELAAKAWR from the coding sequence ATGCCCACGGGCGCCAAGCTGGTCGGCGGTATCGTGTTCATGGCGGTGGGCTGGTTCGCGGCGTTGCAGGTGATCCTGACAATGCCCGAGGGCACGCCGGCCACTTACTTCCCCCACACGATCGCCGCCATCGGCCTCTGGCAAGGTTGGATGGTGATGGGCAACCGCGCGGGGGCGGGCATTGGATCGGGCATCGCCAACGGCATCCGCACCTCGGCCCAGATCGCGTTTTTCGGGCTGATGCTGTTTGCGCTGCGCACGATGTTCATCCGCTCCTCCGACCTGCGCTATGACAGCCCGGGGGAGGCGACGGTGGACGCGCTGAACCTGTTTCTGGAATACTTTCTGCAAATGCTGACGGTGGAGATCTGGGGCGTGCTCCTGATCGGCGGGGCCGTGGGCGGGTTGGTCACGGAACTGGCCGCAAAGGCGTGGCGCTAG
- a CDS encoding NUDIX domain-containing protein yields MTPIFLFGTLCHQPLLDLVAGQPVRMEPARLAGHRAAWVKGASYPMLEARADCEADGALIIPEPQSLLRLDFYEACFGYTRRALRVHWDGAEIEAEAWFPPEQAGTPGEDWSLPAWARQWGDVSVQAASEVMRQMGRQSPEEVGQRFGIIRARAEAYVRASRWRRPGHVGRGFTRANAIHHGTEHVHDGFFNMEEVRASHATFKGGTAGPMTRAVFRVADAVTVLPYDPVRDRILLIEQFRFGPFAHGDAAPWMVEPIAGLLDAGETAEQCARREAREEARLTLGALHFIGRYYPTPGGVAQVLFSYLGLADLPDSIVGVGGHAQENEDILSHLVPYALALKMLAEGDMANGPLILSMQYLMLNRDRLRSTVRLG; encoded by the coding sequence ATGACCCCGATCTTCCTGTTCGGCACCCTGTGCCATCAGCCGTTGCTGGACCTCGTGGCGGGCCAGCCGGTGCGCATGGAACCCGCGCGCCTTGCGGGCCATCGCGCGGCCTGGGTCAAGGGCGCGTCCTACCCGATGCTGGAGGCGCGCGCGGATTGCGAGGCCGACGGGGCGCTCATCATCCCTGAGCCGCAATCGCTTCTGCGCCTTGATTTCTACGAGGCCTGCTTCGGCTATACCCGCCGCGCCCTTCGCGTCCATTGGGACGGCGCGGAGATCGAGGCGGAGGCGTGGTTCCCGCCCGAGCAGGCCGGCACACCGGGGGAAGATTGGTCGCTGCCCGCCTGGGCACGGCAATGGGGCGACGTATCCGTGCAGGCCGCGTCCGAGGTCATGCGCCAGATGGGCCGGCAGAGCCCGGAAGAGGTTGGCCAACGCTTCGGCATCATCCGCGCTCGGGCGGAGGCTTATGTCAGGGCCAGCCGTTGGCGCAGGCCGGGCCATGTCGGGCGCGGCTTCACCCGCGCCAATGCCATCCACCATGGCACCGAGCATGTCCATGACGGCTTTTTCAACATGGAAGAGGTCCGCGCGAGCCATGCGACCTTCAAGGGCGGCACCGCGGGGCCGATGACACGCGCCGTCTTCCGCGTGGCCGATGCCGTGACGGTTCTGCCCTATGACCCGGTGCGGGACCGTATCTTACTGATCGAGCAGTTCCGCTTCGGCCCATTCGCCCATGGCGATGCCGCGCCCTGGATGGTGGAGCCCATTGCGGGGCTGCTGGATGCCGGTGAAACGGCCGAGCAATGCGCGCGCCGCGAAGCGCGGGAGGAGGCGCGCCTGACCCTTGGCGCGCTCCATTTCATCGGGCGCTACTATCCCACGCCGGGCGGTGTGGCGCAGGTCCTGTTCTCCTATCTCGGCCTTGCCGATCTGCCGGATTCCATCGTGGGCGTCGGCGGCCACGCGCAGGAGAACGAGGATATCCTGAGCCATCTGGTGCCCTACGCCCTGGCGCTGAAGATGCTGGCGGAGGGCGACATGGCCAATGGCCCGCTGATCCTGTCGATGCAATACCTGATGCTGAACCGCGACCGCCTGCGATCCACGGTGCGTCTGGGATGA
- a CDS encoding cysteine synthase A, producing MTTHKDLASAIGNTPLIRLNAASDATGCEILGKAEFLNPGQSVKDRAALFIIRDAVARGDLRPGGTIVEGTAGNTGIGLALVGASLGFKTVIVIPNTQSQEKKDMIRIAGAELIEVPAVPYSNPNNYVKYSGRLAERLAQSDPNGAIWANQFDNVANRQAHIDMTGPEIWEQTEHKVNGFTCAVGSGGTLAGVGMVLQPKGVKVALSDPEGSGLYKLYTGQEAGGNSITEGIGQGRITANLEGFTPDACYKIPDAEALPIVYDILADEGLCLGGSSGINVAGAIRMAKEMGPGHTIVTILCDYGTRYQSKLFNPDFLREKGLPVPPWMDGPGRDVPTVFAE from the coding sequence ATGACGACCCATAAAGACCTCGCCTCCGCCATCGGAAACACGCCCCTCATCCGCCTCAACGCGGCCTCCGACGCGACGGGATGCGAGATCCTGGGCAAGGCGGAATTCCTGAACCCCGGCCAGTCGGTCAAGGACCGTGCGGCGCTTTTCATCATCCGCGATGCGGTGGCGCGCGGCGACCTGCGCCCCGGCGGCACGATCGTGGAGGGTACGGCGGGCAATACTGGCATCGGCCTTGCACTGGTCGGTGCGTCCCTTGGGTTCAAGACGGTGATCGTGATCCCCAACACCCAGAGCCAAGAGAAGAAGGACATGATCCGCATCGCGGGCGCCGAACTGATCGAGGTGCCCGCCGTCCCCTATTCCAACCCCAACAACTACGTGAAGTATTCCGGTCGGTTGGCCGAACGGCTGGCCCAAAGCGATCCCAATGGCGCGATCTGGGCGAACCAATTCGACAATGTGGCCAACAGACAGGCCCATATCGACATGACCGGCCCGGAGATCTGGGAGCAGACGGAGCATAAGGTAAACGGCTTTACCTGCGCCGTGGGCTCCGGCGGGACACTGGCGGGCGTCGGAATGGTGTTGCAGCCCAAGGGTGTGAAGGTCGCGCTGTCGGACCCCGAAGGCTCGGGCCTTTACAAGCTCTATACGGGCCAGGAGGCGGGTGGAAACTCCATTACCGAAGGGATCGGGCAGGGGCGCATCACCGCCAACCTTGAAGGGTTCACGCCCGATGCCTGCTACAAGATCCCCGATGCGGAGGCGCTGCCGATCGTCTACGACATCCTCGCCGACGAGGGGCTGTGCCTTGGCGGCTCCTCGGGCATCAACGTGGCCGGTGCCATCCGCATGGCGAAGGAGATGGGGCCGGGCCACACGATCGTGACGATCCTGTGCGATTACGGCACGCGCTATCAATCCAAGCTCTTCAACCCCGATTTCCTGCGCGAAAAGGGCCTGCCGGTGCCACCTTGGATGGACGGGCCGGGCCGCGACGTGCCGACGGTTTTCGCGGAATGA